Proteins found in one Hippopotamus amphibius kiboko isolate mHipAmp2 chromosome 12, mHipAmp2.hap2, whole genome shotgun sequence genomic segment:
- the CLEC2A gene encoding LOW QUALITY PROTEIN: C-type lectin domain family 2 member A (The sequence of the model RefSeq protein was modified relative to this genomic sequence to represent the inferred CDS: deleted 1 base in 1 codon; substituted 1 base at 1 genomic stop codon), whose translation MEGERIGNRAAVKQRAKRPVLFAKLSKCPKAMECSEEGIGVRRKCFYFSDDTGIWAASKSFCSSQGSELTQTDTPEDTKFLKKHTGTSMYWIGLSRKLGESXKWTNDTTFNIWSETSGNGSFAFLNSDGIQSSRGFIDIKWIGSNPISNRVNKLENK comes from the exons ATGGAGGGTGAAAGGATTGGGAATAGAGCGGCTGTGAAGCAAAGGGCCAAAAGACCAG tattatttgCAAAACTTTCAAAATGTCCCAAAGCTATGGAATGTTCAGAGGAAGGGATTGGAGTAAGAAGGaagtgtttctatttttctgatgATACCGGAATTTGGGCAGCCAGTAAAAGTTTTTGCAGTTCACAGGGATCAGAACTCACGCAGACTGATACACCAGAGGATACG AAATTTTTGAAGAAGCACACAGGAACTTCTATGTACTGGATTGGATTGAGCAGAAAACTAGGAGAATCTTAGAAGTGGACAAATGACACTACATTCAATATTTG GTCTGAAACTAGTGGGAATGGATCGTTTGCT TTTTTGAATTCTGATGGAATCCAGAGTTCCAGGGGATTTATTGATATCAAGTGGATTGGCAGCAACCCAATATCTAACAGAGtaaacaaattggaaaacaagtaa